Below is a window of Eschrichtius robustus isolate mEscRob2 chromosome 13, mEscRob2.pri, whole genome shotgun sequence DNA.
GTCAGCAAACTAAGGGGACACTCCTCATCTCCCTCCATGCCTGTGCatccctccctcccgcctcctCTGAAGCCTCCTCCCGCATTCCTAccagcaccctttcccttcccaaaggccccactcaCTGATGGAGTAGAGCTTGGGCTTCCAACGCTGGTAGCGGCATGCTAAAACAATGAGGAGGAAGGATGCCAGGCAAAGACCAAAGATGATCACCAGGGGCAACAGTACTGTGGTGCCTGGAAACAGAGCAGATTGTGGTCAGAGGAGAGGGGCTCTGGAGGTAGCAGGGCGGGATGGATGGGGAGGGGCATGACTAGGAAAGGGTCCATGGGCATGGGCACCAGGATAGTTCTCCTCACCTGGGTCCTGAGAGTCGTTACTAGTTACAGGTAGAGCTGGACATAATTTCACGCACTCCGTGTTCTTACAGCTAAAAGAAGAGAGAGTGCTGGTGAGTAGGGGCCCACCGTAAGAggaatacaggaaaaaaagaaaaagaaaaaaaccacacagctTGTTGGAAATTCTtggctttacaaatattttagcTATCTCTTGATATAATGGAAATTAATCCTATCTTGGGAATTGATGCGGAGGAAAGAAACATTAGTTAATCccaaaatcatttcattttagaGCTGGATTTGATCTTGAAGAAGCTATGTAGGAAAAGAGTTAAAAGCAGTCAGAGTCAGGTATAAATTCCAGCCCCATTCATTGGCTAGCAGTGTGACTCCAGGCAAATCACTTCACCtgtaagccttagtttcctcatcagtaaaacagGGATCCTACCCACTGTCAAgattgaggattaagtgagataattatgcctgacatatagtaagCCCTCGATAAATGCTGACTGTCATTGAATTGTTATTTTATCACTGTTTTACTGATGAGAATCCAGTGAAAAAAAGGTTAAAGAGCTTTTTCTCTAGATGACACTGCTGGTGACAACACCTAACTTTGAGAGAGGGGTCTAGCATGCATGTGAACAATTAAAAAACACATCTTGCTGGGGGCAGCCAGAGAACACTCTAGAACAAGCACATCTTCCCGTTTTGGAGCTGGCACTGGACAGCATGGACTAATGAGAACTACATCAGGGGTCCTAGAAGGAACTGGAGGAGGTGAGTTCTCAGCAGGAATCTGAAAGCAGGGAGAGGTCATTTTGCCCACCTCACAAGCTCATGGTGAGAACCACATGGAAGGGGTGTAGAAGTGCTTTTAAGGGGAAGAGACTAGTGGGAAAAAGAACAGAGTTTCTTGTCAGACACTTTGTGGCTATTTTTTGTGGTTCTTACAACTTTGCCAACCTGATGTCATTATCCTTACTTTAAAGGTAAAAACATATTctcataaagacttaaaaaaagaaaaaaaaaaaggtaaaaacaactaaggctcagagatgttaagtcacttgcccaagctcacacagccaATACGTGGCTAGCCTGAGATGTAAACCCAGGGCAATTCAACTTTAgaaccctcagtttcctctttgcaAGCAAGTGTGCAAGAACAGCCTCTGCAGAGCCAGAAGGAGTGAGGAGGTGTGGTCAAAAGGACTGGGGAGGAAAGCGCATACTGCATTAAACCTAAGATCAATAATCAGAGACATTACGATTTacatcccacacacacacacacacacatgcacatgccaaATGAACCATGATACACCGTCAACTGTTGTAAGATGCAGCATGATTTCAGAGATGTAAAAGTGTATTCCTAGAATCCATAGTAGGGCCTGTTGCCCAAGAATCTGAACGTCTTCCAAAAAACAtctgaacatttaaaaagaaCTTCAAGTCCTTGCGGGTATGCGCCTCTATCCACAGAGACTTCATGAGATTTTAGGAACaagttgggggcagggaggactgTCTGGTATCTTGACATGAAGTGTCTCCCATCCAAACAGCGGGAAGGAGCCAGAGCACCCCCCCcagtctccccctcccctcccggtCCAGGGCCCAGCAGCCGGCAGAAGTACTCACTGAGCACAGGAGACACACTCAGCATCTCTTAGAAAGAACCCCACGTGGCAGTGGCAGATGGTGTCCTGTCTCTCCTTGCCTGTAGGGAGAGATGCGGCACAGCTGAAGGAGGATGGCCCAGCACCCCGAGGGCCGGAGGGAGAACTAGGAGGGGCAGGAGTACAGCAAGCTGGAGACCGCCCTCCAGAGACGGGGTGACCAGCGGGGTCGGGAGGGCCATGCTCACAGGAGTGGTGCACCGTGCCGTTGGGGCAGAGGCTGCAGTTCAGACACTGGAACAGAGTCTCACTCCAGTATTTCCGATACTGGTTCTTCCTGCAGCCACACACGGTATCCCGGTCCACTGCACAAGGAGCAATCTCCACCTGGAACATTTCTGGTGAGGGGAGTAGATAGGGTATGAGCTCCCACTGTCCCCCCCCGGGTGTGTCTCTCTGGGTAACACACGCTCACACCCATGCATTCGTTCACTTGTGCACACGcatccctgcccaccagcagcagCACAGCTTCGCACCTTCCCCTGGAGACAGCCGCGCACACCCCTCTGAACACCCACCTGACCCAGTCGGTGTAGAGCCCCGCCCCCTGCTGAGACTCACCTTTCCGGCACTTGGAGCAGCTCAGGCATTGTCTGAGGTGGTTCTCCGAAGCAGTAAAGGTGCCGCGGGCACACACCCTGCAGTCCGTGTCCAGCCCCGGGCCCGGACAATCATTGTACAGGTAGGTGCCTGTGATTGGGGGGTCGGGGTTAGGCTGCAGCCCGGAGCCCCAGCCCCAGGACGGCCCGGGCACCTCCCCGAAGTCCctgggagaggaaaggagggagaaactCCCAGCCCTGGAGAGGCAGCCAAGTCAGGGACCCCGCGTTCTGGAACAtctggaaaaagcaaaggaagaagCAGGGCCCCCTAACTGAGGAGTTCCACGGTTATCCCTTTCTCCTACCTTTGTGGCACTTTGTgcagcaaatggaattattttgagGGTGGCTATATTTCCCTTGGGGACACgaactctctctcttctcccggtCCCCGGGGTGAGGGACCAGCCCATGAATCCCCGCGGGGTACACATCCACCAACAGAGCCCGGAGCACCTGGGGAAGAGTCAGATGGAGGAGGCCcgtcaggggagggaggggcggggtcTCAGAGGGAGCGAGTCTAAAGCCTTCCCAGCTCAAGTCTTTTCTCCGCGGAACATTCTCCCCAGGCCACTCCCGCTCACACGCCACGTTCTCCTCTAAGCCTAGGCTGTCGGCACTGTGCCATCTTAATTGTCCTCTGGTGGTCCTGTGTATTCATTTCTGTCCTTCCAACTCAAGGCTGGTAAACTCCAGGCACGGGCCGTATTTTATCCTTATTTCCCCAAAGCAGCTATTAGTGCTGGACACAGGGCAGATGTTCAAGGAGTTTTCCGGGTTGGGAACAGGCCCTTCCTTCCGACGAGTAGCCCTAAAGATTAGGGTGGCGTTTCTCCATCTAGGTGCTGCGTTCACAGTGTATTCACTTCGTGCACATTCACGGAGGTGAACATTTAGGATCTGTGCGCTTTCCTGTATTATGTTATGCCATTAAAAAGGTTTTTTGTAACATCAGATTGGAGTGGAGGTGAGTGACGTCCCTGTGGGGACCATTCCTGGACAGCGGGCAGAAGCCAAAGGAAGAGTTTCTTTGTAAATCTGTACCAAAACCTCACTCAGGATCCTGCCCTCAGACTCCGGGCTGCATCCCCTTCCACCAGTAAACCTGCACAAATACCCCAGGTTGGCCAGGGCAAATGGGGAGCGGAGAAAAAGGGAAAGTTCGGGGTCAGGGATGGGGGTAGAAAGGTGATGAGGTTTAGGTGGGGCGGGAGTGGGCAAAGGCATGGAGGTTACATGCAATTGGAGCCGGCTGGAGGCTGGGGACCCGGCTCAAAGGCCACCGAGCCGGGAGCTGAGGGCGTGCCAGGGAGTCCCTCTGCCCTCTGCACATCGGGGTGTCCCGGGAGCCTGTTTTCCGGCCCCAGGCCAAGCCCACCGCCCCGGAATCACTCGCCCAGCCCTGGCTTCAGAGCTGGGACGGCCCAGCCAAGAGGCTGTGTTGAGCTCC
It encodes the following:
- the TNFRSF1A gene encoding tumor necrosis factor receptor superfamily member 1A isoform X1, which produces MGLPTVPGLLLPLVLRALLVDVYPAGIHGLVPHPGDREKRESSCPQGKYSHPQNNSICCTKCHKGTYLYNDCPGPGLDTDCRVCARGTFTASENHLRQCLSCSKCRKEMFQVEIAPCAVDRDTVCGCRKNQYRKYWSETLFQCLNCSLCPNGTVHHSCKERQDTICHCHVGFFLRDAECVSCAHCKNTECVKLCPALPVTSNDSQDPGTTVLLPLVIIFGLCLASFLLIVLACRYQRWKPKLYSIICGQSAPVKEGEPEPLASAPSFSPASSPTFTPCDRSNFRVTSLPREMAPPHQGAGPILPAPPASTPVPTPVQKWEASAHGAPAPLADADPATLYAVVDGVPPLRWKEFVRRLGLSDHEIERLELQNLRCLREAQYSMLAAWRRRTPRREATLELLGRVLRDMDLLGCLEDIEEALGGPAPLAPEPRLPR